Below is a window of Trichosurus vulpecula isolate mTriVul1 chromosome 4, mTriVul1.pri, whole genome shotgun sequence DNA.
tctttcaagaaattatcaaggagaactgccctgatattctagagtcatagggcaaaatagaaattgaaagaatccacagattgcctcctcaaaaggatcccaaaaagaaaactcctaggaatattgtcgccaaattccagagctcccagatcaaggagaaaatactgcaagcagccagaaagaaacaatttcagtatagtagaaacacaatcagaataacacaggatctagcagcttctaccttaagggatcaaagggcttggaatatgatattctggaggtcaatggagctaggattaaaaacaaaaatcacctacccagcaaagctgagtatcatgctccaaggcaaaatatggaatttcaacaaaatagaggactttcaagctttctcagtaaaaagaccagagctaaacagaaaatatgactttcaaacacaagaatcaagggaagcatgaaaaagtaaacaagaaagagaaatcccaagggacttactaaaattgaactgttttgtttacattcctacatggaaagatgacatgtatgattcatgagacctcagtattagggtagctgaagggaatatgcatatatatatatgtgtgtgtgtgtgtgtgtgtgtgtgtgtgtgtgtgtgtgtatacatatatatgtgtgtatatatatatgtgtgtgtgtatgcatgtatatatgtatgtgtattatgtgcatgtatatatatatgtgtatatatgtacacacacacacacacacacacacacacacacacacacacatatatatatatatagacagagggcacagggtgagttgaatatgaagggatgatatctaaaaaaaaagccaattaagggatgagagaggaatctactgaaagaaggagaaagggagagataagatggagtaaattatctctcataaaagtggcaagaaaaagcagttctgtaggaagggaagagggggcaggtaagggggaatgagtgaatgttgctctcattggatctgacctgaggaggaaataccatacacactcaattgggtatcttaccccactggaaagaaggaggaagaagataaaaaggggggatgatagaagggagggcagataaggggaggaggtaatcaaaaacaaacctttTTGAAAGGGGACAAAGTCAAGggtgaaaattcaataaagggggatagattaggaaggagcaatatatagttagtctttcacaacatgagtattgtggaagggttttacataatgttacacgtgtggcctatgctgaattgcttgccttcttagggagggtgggtggggagggaagaagggagagaatttggaactcaaagttttaaaaacagaggttcaaaaacaaacaaaaaaaaagtttttgcatgcaactaggaaataagatacacaggcaatggggtgtagaaatttatctttccctacaagaaaggaagtgaaaaggggatttgaggggagtggggtgacagaagggagggctgactggggaatggggcctccagaacatatgccatcttggagggggtgggagggtagaaatggggagagaatttgtaattcaaactcttgtgaaaatcaatgctgaaaactaaatatattaaataaattttaaaaaattttaaaaatccatgttatatacagataaatatagtTATGGTTAAGCATACATATGCCTATACCTTTATAGGAAATGGGATATTTATAAGAGAAACTTCCTCTGAAGATTTTTCCAGTTATATGTTTCCCCTCTAAATTTAACATTTTGATTTAGTTTGAGCAAAAACtttcaaattatatataatttaaaatttttatattttttcttctgtcatcCTCTCTATCTATTGTtgagtcatgaactcttcccctatccataaaaccaaaatgtaagttcttttcttctctgatttgTTTGTAATGTTATTCTTTATGTCTGTCCaatatccatttggaacttgtTTTTGGTATATCACATGAAAGATTGCTTTTTACCTAGCTTTTGTTGGGTTGtcttctagttttcctagcagtttcaattgaataatGTGTTTTTATCCCAGTAGCTAAAGTCTTTAGACTTATCAAATACTAGCCTACTATATCTACTTATTGTGTGTTGCACTCCTATTCTATTCCTCTGATTGAAATCTTTACATCCCCATCAGCACCAAATAACTTTTAGAATTTCAGTGTTGTAGTATAGTTTGGTATCCTACACTGCTAGGTTCATTTATTTCctactttttttaattatttcatgttGGGCACTGGGTGGTTGCCTACCTTGTTAAACCTAAGTGGAAGCTCTGCCCCTAAGAAATGGTGATTCTTTGGAATAATTTTCAGACTAAGAATTGGAGGAAATAGGACATTAACACATATAGAACCATCCTCAGGAATTTCATTTCTTTGACCCTCTATCCAGTCTATATATATTTGGAACTAGAATGTTTCCCATTGCTCAAAAGTGATCCACAATGGTGTTTTTTCACTCTTTTCCCACAATAGCATTTCACCTTTCTGAAAAGTCTTCTTTGAAGACATGAGGGATCTGCATGCCATGATAGCCATTCACTACCTTTAACTGTGATATGACACAAAGGCAGAAACTCAGATCTGGGGAAAGCCTTCTGATTAAAAAGGCcaatgtctcccactgcatccaggaccatctctggttgtcctgatctataccCTGACACTGGaaccaggtggctctggaggagaaagtaagctggtgactttgtacaatCCTCTCTCACTGTAACCCAATTCGCTTGCAAGTCAggaatcaccttcctgatgtcatagtcctcttcaagaatgaagaatgaacaacaaccacGCAAAGGCAAGAGAATGTGATCCATGTCAAGTTAAACAGTCACATGGTAAGCTCTCTGAATCATGTTTGCATAGAGATGActtcacacaagtgagaaaagaaaaaggatgacTCAGAAACAAAGACTATAATGATAAATATCAACACAAGAATAAAAGTAATTAATTTTTCCATCCAAGTGAAAATAATTAACTTGAAAATACCTCTAATTTGATAATCACATTTTTgctcttagaaaacaaaacaagtaaaTTACCTGGATTTACTGACAGGAGCACAGAGAAGTGGTTATATAAGAGACCTCTGGGACAAGGAGATTTTCAGAATTCAATTAACTCACTCACCTTGAAATAAACCAAGAAACTCAACCCCCCAACACCATGGTCAGCTCCTGTTGTGGCTCCTCCTGCTCTGGCCAGAGCTGTGGCTCTGGCTGCTGTGCACCCTGCTGTTGCCGTACTTCCTGCTGCTTCCGGCCTCCCTGCTACCAGAGCACCTGCTGCAGGACCAGCTGTTACAGGCCTACCTGCATTGTGTCTACCTGCTGCCGCCCCAGCTGCTGTGGCTCCAGCTGCTGCCAGCCCTGCTGCCGCCCCAGCTGCTGTGGGTCTAGTTGCTGCCAGCCCTGCTGCCGCCCCAGTTGCTGCATTTCTAGCTGTTGCCAGCCAAGCTGCTGTAGACCAAGGTGCTGCCAGTCTGTTTGCTGCCAAACAACCTGCTGCCGCCCCAGCTGCTGCCAGCCCTGCTGTCGCCCCAGCTGCGGTGTGTCCAGCTGCTGCCAGCCCTGCTGCCGCCCAACTTGCTGCCAGACTACCTGCTGCAGAACCACCTGCTGCCGCCCTACCTGCTGTAGGTCTCCCTACTGCTGAGTGCTCATCTTCGTGTAAATCTGCTCACCAGTGACAACCCATCCCACAGAGGCATCAACTCCCTTCCGCCTATCTAGAGGTTGTGCAAGACAACCTAGTAAAAACTGTGACCCACATGTGACCCATTGGAAGCTTCATTCAGAGATTGGTATCCAGGCTCCTGCCTCACTCAGACTGTCTGCtgcccttttccttcctcaaagacattaacttttaattgaatttttgttTATCCACTGAAATCTTCTCCTAATCTTAGACCTTCCAGGCCTCCTTCAATCATCAGACTTGGCTGTTTGATAAGAACATTATCTGTCATGTTTCTTACTCACTCCATTATTTTAAATCTGAGATTCCAAAACTATTTTCTTCAGATTCCCTCTTACAGTGACTTTTCTTTGTcttagtgtttgccaatttctaatTAAAACCTGTGCTTTCTTCCCCATGTCCTTTCAAAGAATCTCTATAATGGGGAGATCCAAAACTGGGGGCAGAagtgaaatatataataaactttGTATCCAAATCTATTTTAATGAATTTGCTGCTCAAGAATTACTAAAGCCAAATACTTTTGTCATTTTCTAAGTAACAGACAATAAAATACCATGTCTGAAAAGGTGAAtctcaagaagaaataaaataaatgtctaTGTATtgtgctatgtgtgtgtgtgtgtgtgtgtgagagagagagagagagagagagagagagagagagagagagagagagagagagagagaggagagagagagagagagagaaagaaagagagagacaaagagagagagacaaagagagagagagagagagaggggtgttTAAAAGGAACTATTAGGCACATGGAAAAGAGTGGAAATTGAAGCTCATCAACAATGTACAAGATAAGAGAAGGGGCGAAAAtcgaataagcatttacatagtgtctactatgtacaaggcactgttttaagtgctttttacaaatattatcttatttgtatgAAGCTCACTGTCTCTTGGACCTCTAAGAAATTATTGGCCAAAGATAAAACAATTTCAGCTTTCTCCATAGTCAAAAACACAAAAAGCCTTAGAGAAAGTTTAAAACTCCATGAACTAAGGCCTAACTCATAGTCAGCAAGTGCTCCTCCCTCTTGCCTACCACACTCCTGGAAGCAAGACTGCACCAGCCACTCAACCCATGGACTTCCCACACAATACAACCTCAAGCCCCAATTACTCCTGTCCCTTCTTTGCAGTGCCTTGGAGATCCAAACTCTAAAGTACAGTCATTTGCTGAAGTCTCAATAGCCAGAGCATTCTGTACTGCCACAGAACTCTGTGTGAAAGTGGAGGAATATAAGGAATGGGGTAAGACATGTGTCTGGGCTTGTAACAAGGCTCTAAGCCATAATCCAACCCCGTCCAATTTTTCCAAAACCTTACAGATCAAATTCCAAATGACAACAAGTTGCTAAGTTTACAAAAGTGTTAGTGTGGCATTATTACATAACTGCTGGGCCAGGGACTTATGGAATAGAGGGAATGGGAGaggattctgtgtgtgtgtgtgtgtctgtgtgtctgtgtgtgtctgtgtctgtgtctgtgtctgtgtaagaAGTAGGGATGTTATGTTATACTCCACTAAATCAGAGAGAAAAGCCTAGAATCCATCTGGGACTAGGTCTGTCCCAGCAAAAATCATTTGGGCAGTGACCTAGACTGGTGAAAAGAGGATTGTCCAAAATGAGAGGAGGCTGAGATGCTTTGAAATTCAGGCCCCAGGGAAGTCATGATCAAAGGGAAGGGaatcagaaagtgaaaaatggggAAATACAGGCAAGGAATGGAAATtgccaaagatctcaggaggaagcAACTTTAAGACATTAGGAATAAGCAAATAAGCCAACAGGGCAAACATtaacaacagaaagaaagagagcttCTAGATCAAGTAAGTGAATTCAGGCATCTACTAATAAATACTTCAAAAACcaacagcaagcattatctgtaatggagataagctagaagttttcccaataagataagaggtaaagcaaagatgcccattgtcaccactattattcaatattgtactagaaaggttagctatagtaataaagaaagaaaaataaattaaaagaattagaatcagcaacaaggaaacagaactatcactctttgcagatgatatgatggtttacttggagaatcccagagaatcaactaaaaaaaactagttgaaataataagttcacaggatataaaataaacccacacaaatgttcaccatttctatatattaccaacaaagttcagcagtaggagatagaaagagaaattacactTAAAGCAAcggtagataatataaaatatatgtgagtctacctgccaagataaagcaatgaactacatgaacacaattacgaaacactcttcacacaaagtcagatctaaacaattgggaaaataaaattgcTCATAAGAGCTGAACCAACATAATGAAAATcataattctacctaagttaatatgctcattcagtgtcataccaatcaaactaccaaaaattatttttatagaactggaaaaaaattataataagatTCACCTGAAAGAACAAAAACTCAAGAATATAGAGGGAATTGGAGTGGGGGAgcaatgtgaaggaaggcagtctAGCCACACTAGatatcaaactgtattacaaagtggtaatcatcaaaacaatttagtactggttaagaaatgaaCAGAATGTGGATAAGTGAACTAGATTAGCTACACAATGTATAGTAtaaaatgactacagtaatcttgtatttgataaacacaaagatcaaAACTTTCAGgacaagaacttactatttgacaaaaacttctgagaaaactagaaagcagttcagCAGAAAGTAGGTATTGATCAATAAcctcatactgtataccaagataaggtcagaatGTTATATACTTTAGGCACAAAGGAtcatgccataagcaaattaggagag
It encodes the following:
- the LOC118845667 gene encoding keratin-associated protein 4-6-like, with product MVSSCCGSSCSGQSCGSGCCAPCCCRTSCCFRPPCYQSTCCRTSCYRPTCIVSTCCRPSCCGSSCCQPCCRPSCCGSSCCQPCCRPSCCISSCCQPSCCRPRCCQSVCCQTTCCRPSCCQPCCRPSCGVSSCCQPCCRPTCCQTTCCRTTCCRPTCCRSPYC